The following are from one region of the Lepeophtheirus salmonis chromosome 8, UVic_Lsal_1.4, whole genome shotgun sequence genome:
- the EloC gene encoding elongin-C, translating to MSSSECMDTSGGEKVYGGCEGPDAMYVKLISSDKHEFIVKREHALTSGTIKAMLSGPGQFSENETNEVNFREIPSHVLHKVCMYFTYKVRYTNSSTEIPEFPIAPETALELLMAANFLDC from the coding sequence ATGTCAAGCAGCGAATGTATGGATACCAGTGGAGGTGAGAAGGTCTACGGAGGCTGCGAAGGACCTGATGCCATGTACGTCAAACTTATTTCCTCTGACAAACACGAGTTTATTGTGAAGAGGGAGCATGCACTTACCTCAGGAACAATTAAAGCCATGCTTTCTGGACCCGGCCAGTTCTCGGAGAATGAAACAAATGAAGTTAATTTTCGAGAAATCCCATCTCACGTTCTACATAAAGTCTGCATGTACTTTACTTATAAAGTTCGCTATACAAACTCATCAACTGAAATCCCAGAGTTTCCCATTGCTCCTGAAACTGCTTTGGAGTTGCTCATGGCTGCAAATTTCTTAGATTgctaa
- the Polr2J gene encoding DNA-directed RNA polymerase II subunit RPB11, whose protein sequence is MNAPPTFESFLLFDGEKKITKEQDTKVPNASIFTINKEDHTLGNLVRHQLLKDPNVLFTGYKNPHPLENKIILRIQTTSDYTPLDALMNAITDLISELSLFEESFKDAVREKADRFD, encoded by the exons atgaatgcGCCTCCGACCTTCGAATCCTTTTTACTCTTTGACGGAGAGAAAAAGATTACAAAAGAGCAGGATACAAAAGTTCCTAATGCCtccatttttacaataaataaagaagatcaTACCTTAGGTAACTTGGTTCGTCATCAATTACTCAAGGATCCCAATGTTCTTTTCACCGGCTATAAGAATCCTCATCCACTCGAGAATAAGATCATTCTCCGAATCCAG ACTACATCGGACTATACTCCTTTAGATGCTTTGATGAACGCAATCACGGATTTAATATCAGAGTTATCCTTATTTGAGGAGAGCTTTAAAGATGCCGTTCGGGAAAAGGCGGATCGTTTTGACTAA